Proteins encoded together in one Formosa sp. Hel3_A1_48 window:
- the argH gene encoding argininosuccinate lyase yields the protein MKLWDKGVSIDKTIEAFTVGDDRDIDLYIAKYDLQASLAHAKMLAHIGILDKGELEQVERAIGKLLEEEKRGIFKIENQFEDVHSKIEHELTQRIGTAGKKIHTARSRNDQVLVALQLYYKDNLKSIQKQVKVLFDTLLNLAEQHKSELLPGYTHLQVAMPSSFGLWFSAYAESLIDDVIVLQSAQKVVDQNPLGSAAGYGSSFPIDREMTTELLNFSDLKYNVVSAQMSRGKNEQIIASSLGNLAFTLSKFAMDICLYMSQNFDFISFPEELTTGSSIMPHKKNPDVFELIRSKCNGLQGLSSQIQLMTNNLPSGYHRDFQLLKSPMISAFETLKTVLSIFDYGLKQIEVKSVNLDDDKYKYLFTVDSINSLVQNGATFREAYQTIGAQVQDGSYACGTRHKHKHIGGIDNLALNKIKAKFPKLN from the coding sequence ATGAAACTTTGGGACAAAGGAGTATCTATTGATAAAACTATTGAAGCGTTTACGGTTGGAGATGATCGAGACATTGACTTGTATATTGCTAAGTACGATTTACAAGCCTCCCTTGCACATGCCAAAATGTTAGCCCATATTGGAATTTTAGACAAGGGTGAGCTTGAACAAGTTGAGCGCGCTATCGGCAAACTTTTAGAAGAAGAAAAGCGCGGTATTTTTAAAATCGAAAATCAGTTTGAGGATGTTCACTCTAAAATTGAGCACGAGCTAACCCAGCGTATTGGCACTGCTGGAAAAAAAATACATACTGCACGCTCAAGAAATGATCAAGTTTTGGTGGCTTTGCAGTTGTATTATAAAGATAATTTGAAAAGCATTCAAAAGCAAGTTAAAGTCTTGTTTGATACATTATTGAATTTAGCAGAACAACATAAGTCAGAATTATTGCCTGGTTATACGCATCTTCAAGTGGCTATGCCATCGTCTTTTGGGCTTTGGTTTTCGGCTTATGCCGAATCTCTTATTGACGATGTTATAGTGCTTCAATCAGCACAAAAAGTTGTGGATCAAAATCCATTAGGTTCTGCAGCTGGCTATGGGAGCTCCTTCCCAATTGATCGTGAGATGACAACAGAATTACTGAATTTTTCAGATTTAAAATACAATGTTGTATCTGCTCAAATGTCAAGAGGGAAAAACGAACAAATAATTGCATCGAGTTTAGGAAACCTAGCATTTACTCTTTCCAAGTTTGCAATGGATATCTGCTTGTACATGAGTCAAAATTTTGATTTTATCAGCTTTCCAGAAGAGCTTACAACAGGGAGTAGCATCATGCCGCACAAAAAAAATCCAGATGTGTTTGAATTAATACGTTCGAAATGTAATGGCTTACAAGGATTGTCGTCTCAAATACAATTGATGACAAACAATTTACCAAGCGGCTACCATCGGGATTTTCAATTATTAAAATCGCCAATGATTTCAGCTTTTGAGACACTAAAAACAGTATTGTCTATTTTTGATTATGGACTGAAACAGATTGAAGTTAAATCCGTGAATTTGGATGATGATAAGTATAAGTATTTATTTACTGTAGACAGCATCAATTCACTGGTACAAAATGGCGCGACGTTTAGGGAAGCTTACCAAACTATTGGGGCACAAGTTCAAGACGGATCTTATGCATGCGGTACACGACATAAACACAAGCATATTGGCGGTATAGATAACTTGGCTTTGAACAAAATCAAAGCCAAGTTTCCAAAATTAAATTAA
- a CDS encoding M20 family metallo-hydrolase translates to MITIDTLTQSAIKLLKNLIETPSFSSEEDPTALLLERWFQRFEIPYNRYQNNVWATNKSFDTAKPTLLLNSHHDTVKPNSGYTKNPFDAHIEDGKLYGLGSNDAGGCLVSLLATFTYFYDRDSLAYNLVFVGSAEEESSGPNGLNSMLSIVPKIDVAIVGEPTQMHLAVAEKGLVVFDVEVSGTPSHAAHPNENNALYNAIPVMEWIKTYQFEQESEALGRVKMTLTQINAGQQHNAVPAKVVMVVDVRVNDCYSNAQIVALLQEHLPNAKVTARSTNLNSSSISKNHPLVQAGIELGRETYGSPTLSDQAVLSCHSLKLGPGDSTRSHTADEFIYVHEIEEGIALYIQLLNKIL, encoded by the coding sequence ATGATAACCATAGACACTCTTACTCAGTCGGCTATTAAATTATTAAAGAACTTGATAGAAACGCCTTCATTTTCATCTGAAGAAGACCCAACGGCCTTGCTTTTGGAACGATGGTTTCAAAGGTTCGAAATCCCATACAATCGCTATCAAAATAACGTTTGGGCAACTAATAAATCTTTTGATACAGCAAAACCCACACTTTTGCTCAATTCTCATCATGATACCGTGAAACCAAACAGTGGGTACACTAAAAACCCTTTTGATGCACATATTGAAGATGGCAAGCTTTATGGTCTTGGGAGTAACGATGCAGGGGGGTGTTTGGTGTCACTTTTAGCAACCTTTACTTATTTTTATGATCGGGATTCATTGGCTTATAACTTGGTTTTCGTGGGCTCAGCAGAAGAAGAAAGTAGTGGGCCAAATGGCCTCAATTCTATGCTTAGCATTGTTCCAAAAATTGATGTAGCTATAGTTGGTGAGCCTACTCAAATGCATTTGGCAGTTGCCGAAAAAGGTTTGGTGGTTTTTGATGTTGAGGTATCAGGAACGCCGAGTCATGCCGCTCACCCCAATGAGAACAACGCACTATACAATGCCATTCCAGTGATGGAATGGATAAAGACCTATCAATTTGAACAAGAATCTGAGGCTTTGGGCCGTGTAAAGATGACACTGACACAAATTAATGCGGGTCAGCAACATAATGCCGTTCCAGCAAAGGTTGTTATGGTGGTAGATGTGCGCGTGAACGATTGTTATTCTAATGCTCAAATTGTAGCTCTCCTACAAGAGCATTTGCCAAATGCAAAAGTAACAGCGCGAAGTACAAATTTAAATTCCTCTAGTATTTCTAAAAACCACCCGTTAGTCCAGGCGGGGATTGAGTTGGGGAGAGAAACATACGGTTCGCCAACTCTTTCAGATCAGGCGGTGTTGAGTTGTCATTCACTGAAGTTAGGCCCTGGAGACAGTACTCGATCGCACACAGCTGATGAGTTTATTTACGTACATGAAATTGAAGAAGGGATTGCATTATATATCCAATTATTAAATAAAATACTATAA
- the argB gene encoding acetylglutamate kinase: protein MKQSLSIVKIGGHILDDPEAKNSFLSQFAAIDGSKLLVHGGGKSATELSKKMQLEVQMVDGRRITDVNTLEVITMVYAGKINTSIVAQLQALGCNAIGCSGADANSIQSVKRPVLDVDYGFVGDIQNVNSDYISMLLSAGLTPVFSAITHNKKGQLLNTNADTIAASIAKSLADIFDVTLYYCFEKQGVLKDKNDENSLIKAIDKPIYDELVKSGLVTDGMLPKLQNCFEALQHQVSRVCIGQPSMLSGDSNNYTTLTL from the coding sequence ATGAAACAGTCACTAAGTATTGTAAAAATAGGAGGTCATATTTTAGATGATCCTGAAGCCAAAAATTCATTTTTGTCTCAATTTGCTGCTATTGATGGATCTAAACTATTGGTACATGGTGGTGGGAAATCAGCGACAGAATTATCAAAAAAAATGCAATTAGAGGTTCAAATGGTGGATGGACGGCGTATTACAGATGTTAATACTCTTGAAGTAATCACTATGGTTTATGCTGGAAAAATAAACACTTCGATAGTAGCTCAGCTACAAGCGCTGGGGTGTAACGCTATAGGTTGCTCTGGAGCTGATGCTAATTCTATTCAATCTGTAAAACGGCCTGTTTTGGATGTTGATTATGGATTTGTGGGGGATATTCAAAATGTAAATTCGGACTATATTTCAATGTTGTTAAGTGCAGGATTAACGCCAGTTTTTTCTGCTATTACGCACAATAAAAAAGGACAATTACTCAACACCAATGCAGACACTATTGCCGCTTCAATAGCAAAATCTCTAGCCGATATTTTTGATGTTACATTATATTACTGTTTTGAAAAACAAGGAGTTTTAAAAGACAAGAATGATGAAAATTCATTAATAAAAGCAATAGATAAGCCGATATATGATGAACTTGTAAAATCAGGATTAGTTACAGACGGAATGTTGCCAAAATTACAAAATTGCTTTGAAGCTTTACAACATCAGGTTTCGAGGGTATGTATTGGTCAGCCAAGTATGCTTTCGGGGGATTCTAACAACTACACAACTTTAACACTATGA
- a CDS encoding N-acetylornithine carbamoyltransferase, translating into MNHFLNIKSIKDLNKTVQDALALKANPYAYSSLGTQKTLVLLFFNASLRTRISTELAAKNLGMSVIVLNVNDAWQLEFEEGAVMDLQSSEHIKEAAQVISQYATIIGVRAFPTLTDKVKDQSEWVLNAFAAYASVPLINMESATAHPLQGLADAITIAEQSDKIKPKVVLSWAPHPKALPHAVANSFVRTMQLQDVDFSIVHPEGYDLDPSIVKHTAVSNNQIEAFKNADFIYAKNWSCFTDYGKILKPKSNWMITEEKIGKAKFMHCLPVRRNVVVEDAVLDSPKSLCIDQSNNRTFAAQIVLKQILESL; encoded by the coding sequence ATGAATCACTTTTTAAACATCAAAAGTATTAAAGATTTGAACAAAACCGTTCAAGATGCCCTTGCACTAAAAGCCAATCCATATGCGTACAGTAGTCTCGGTACTCAAAAGACTTTAGTCTTATTGTTTTTTAATGCAAGTTTAAGAACGCGAATAAGCACAGAGTTGGCAGCTAAAAATTTGGGAATGAGTGTCATTGTTTTGAATGTCAATGACGCATGGCAATTAGAGTTTGAAGAAGGTGCGGTTATGGACTTACAGTCTTCGGAACATATAAAAGAGGCCGCTCAAGTCATTTCTCAATACGCCACCATTATTGGTGTAAGAGCATTTCCAACTTTGACAGACAAGGTCAAGGATCAGTCCGAGTGGGTTTTGAATGCCTTTGCTGCTTATGCATCAGTTCCTCTAATCAATATGGAAAGCGCTACAGCTCATCCTTTGCAAGGTTTAGCGGATGCCATTACCATTGCAGAGCAAAGTGATAAAATCAAGCCAAAGGTTGTGCTTTCATGGGCCCCACATCCAAAAGCTTTACCGCATGCAGTTGCCAATTCTTTTGTGCGGACCATGCAGCTTCAAGATGTGGATTTTAGTATAGTTCATCCTGAAGGCTATGATTTGGATCCATCAATTGTAAAACACACAGCTGTATCCAATAACCAAATAGAAGCTTTTAAAAATGCTGATTTTATTTACGCCAAAAACTGGAGCTGTTTTACTGATTATGGAAAAATTCTAAAACCAAAATCAAATTGGATGATTACAGAAGAGAAAATTGGCAAAGCTAAATTTATGCATTGCCTTCCAGTCCGACGAAACGTTGTGGTAGAGGACGCTGTACTTGATAGCCCAAAGTCTTTATGCATCGACCAATCTAATAACCGAACTTTTGCTGCTCAAATTGTGTTGAAACAAATTTTAGAATCATTATGA
- a CDS encoding aspartate aminotransferase family protein — protein MKLFDVYPLFDVTPVRARDVYVFDDQDTQYLDLYGGHAVISIGHAHPKYVESITQQLNQIGFYSNAVKNPLQIELAKELAIDSGCQNYELFLCSSGAEANENALKLASFHTNKASIIAFENSFHGRTSAAVASTDNTNIIAPLNAQQKVDFHPLGDLEAVENTLKKGETCAVIIECIQGVGGLDQTTTAFCQGLEMLCKTYGAVLIADEVQSGFGRSGDFFAFQKHGITPHIISMAKGMGNGFPVGGILIHPEIEASYGLLGTTFGGNHLACAATLSVLDVLKGQNLMNNAQQMELYFRQLVKDIPQIVQLKGRGLMLGLEFEFPVAQLRKSLLFNHRIFTGSSKNPNLIRILPPLTIKKEHIDTFFSALKQEL, from the coding sequence ATGAAATTATTTGATGTTTATCCATTATTTGATGTAACGCCAGTTCGTGCAAGAGATGTCTATGTTTTTGATGATCAAGACACACAATATTTGGATCTCTACGGCGGTCATGCTGTGATTTCTATTGGGCATGCTCATCCTAAATATGTTGAGAGCATAACTCAACAGCTGAACCAAATTGGTTTTTATAGTAATGCGGTTAAAAACCCATTACAAATTGAATTGGCCAAAGAATTGGCCATAGATTCTGGATGTCAAAATTACGAATTATTTCTGTGTAGTTCGGGGGCAGAGGCCAATGAAAATGCTTTAAAGTTAGCCTCATTTCATACCAACAAAGCATCCATTATTGCCTTTGAAAATTCTTTTCATGGGCGGACCTCTGCAGCAGTAGCGAGCACGGACAATACAAATATTATAGCACCACTTAATGCACAGCAAAAAGTAGATTTTCATCCATTAGGGGATTTGGAGGCGGTAGAGAACACGCTTAAAAAAGGAGAAACCTGTGCTGTTATTATTGAATGTATTCAAGGAGTAGGTGGGTTAGATCAAACTACTACAGCGTTTTGTCAAGGACTAGAAATGCTTTGTAAAACTTATGGTGCTGTACTCATTGCCGATGAGGTGCAATCTGGTTTTGGCCGAAGCGGAGATTTTTTTGCTTTTCAAAAACATGGTATTACCCCGCATATTATTTCTATGGCCAAAGGTATGGGCAACGGATTTCCAGTCGGGGGTATTTTGATTCATCCAGAGATCGAAGCGTCTTACGGACTTTTAGGAACAACCTTTGGAGGAAATCACTTGGCCTGTGCGGCTACTCTTAGTGTTTTAGACGTGTTAAAGGGTCAAAATTTGATGAATAATGCACAACAAATGGAGCTCTATTTTAGGCAACTTGTCAAAGATATTCCTCAAATTGTTCAACTTAAGGGTAGAGGTTTGATGCTCGGATTGGAATTTGAATTCCCGGTTGCTCAATTAAGGAAATCACTGCTGTTTAACCACAGGATATTTACAGGAAGTTCCAAAAACCCAAATTTAATACGCATTTTACCTCCTTTAACGATCAAAAAGGAACATATCGATACTTTTTTCAGCGCTCTAAAACAAGAATTATGA
- the proC gene encoding pyrroline-5-carboxylate reductase, which yields MKIAIIGTGNLGRSIAKGLIINNAITSLYLTRRGLEALQEFEGYKNVHLTADNSKAVQNSDILIFAVQPAHLQSILESIASHLTEKHIVISTITGFSISKIESIVGAQNYIIRAMPNTAIAVGKSMTCLCSNQTGKSRLSVAEAIFNRLGATICIPEEQMQAATVVCASGIAFWMRLIRATTQAAIQLGFDAKEAQRLAMHTSEGAAQLLIQNGHHPEEEIDKVTTPMGCTIEGLNEMEHKGLSSSLIQGMVASFQKINAIKTNQV from the coding sequence ATGAAAATAGCAATTATTGGAACAGGTAACCTAGGGCGCTCGATTGCTAAAGGGCTTATTATCAACAACGCCATTACATCTTTATATTTAACGCGAAGAGGGCTAGAAGCACTGCAAGAGTTTGAAGGCTACAAGAATGTTCATCTAACGGCGGACAATAGCAAAGCTGTACAGAATTCTGATATTCTGATTTTTGCTGTTCAGCCCGCGCATTTACAATCTATTTTAGAATCAATTGCGTCACATCTTACAGAAAAGCACATTGTGATTTCGACTATAACCGGATTTTCTATTTCTAAAATAGAAAGTATAGTTGGTGCTCAAAATTACATCATAAGAGCGATGCCTAACACAGCTATTGCTGTTGGTAAATCCATGACCTGCTTGTGCAGTAATCAAACAGGCAAATCAAGATTATCTGTTGCCGAAGCTATTTTCAATAGACTTGGAGCAACAATTTGTATTCCGGAAGAGCAAATGCAAGCCGCAACAGTAGTGTGTGCTAGCGGTATTGCTTTTTGGATGCGCTTGATTCGTGCCACAACTCAAGCCGCTATTCAATTGGGCTTTGATGCTAAAGAAGCGCAACGCTTGGCTATGCATACCAGTGAAGGCGCAGCGCAACTCTTGATACAAAATGGACATCACCCCGAAGAAGAAATAGATAAAGTGACCACACCAATGGGCTGTACTATTGAAGGATTGAATGAAATGGAACACAAGGGTTTAAGCTCTTCTTTGATTCAAGGAATGGTAGCTTCATTTCAGAAAATTAATGCTATAAAAACCAATCAAGTATGA
- a CDS encoding SET domain-containing protein-lysine N-methyltransferase, producing the protein MTYRPLPKELTIAKSKIEGLGLFASEDIKKGVILGISHVRDNRFENGFIRTPLGGFINHSEAPNLETIFISEDRFVKTIRSISKGEELTLNYTLYKL; encoded by the coding sequence ATGACTTACAGACCACTACCAAAAGAGCTTACAATTGCCAAATCAAAAATAGAAGGTTTGGGCTTATTCGCTTCTGAGGATATCAAGAAGGGGGTAATTTTAGGTATTTCACATGTTCGTGACAATCGATTTGAAAATGGTTTTATAAGAACACCGTTAGGGGGTTTTATTAATCATTCAGAAGCTCCAAATTTGGAGACAATTTTCATAAGCGAAGACAGATTTGTGAAAACAATTAGATCAATTTCAAAAGGAGAAGAATTAACACTCAATTATACACTTTATAAACTATGA
- the argC gene encoding N-acetyl-gamma-glutamyl-phosphate reductase: MIQVGIIGGAGYTAGELIRLLLNHPKAVINFVYSTSSAGRLLSAIHQDLLGETSIQFSDQINPNIDVLFLCLGHGNSKAFLEAHEFSSCTKIIDLSHDFRLKTSANFQAKQFIYGLPELNKKEIIKANYIANPGCFATAIQLALLPLAAHHLIQNPVHINAVTGATGAGTKLSATTHYTWRDNNFSYYKAFGHQHLGEIKESLVSLQKEFDSALNFIPNRGNFSRGIFATLYLELDESLETIQSLYQSFYKDAPFTIISENEVHLKQAVNTNKCILHLTKYNNKLLITSAIDNLLKGASGQAIQNMNLMFGIEEKTGLKLKASYF; the protein is encoded by the coding sequence ATGATACAAGTTGGAATAATTGGTGGAGCAGGATACACTGCTGGTGAGCTAATACGATTGTTGTTAAATCACCCAAAAGCTGTCATAAATTTTGTGTACAGCACATCAAGTGCGGGGCGACTATTGAGTGCTATTCATCAAGATTTGTTAGGCGAAACTTCTATACAGTTTTCAGATCAAATAAATCCAAATATAGACGTTTTGTTTTTGTGTTTAGGGCATGGTAATTCAAAAGCGTTTTTAGAGGCCCATGAGTTTTCAAGTTGTACAAAAATCATAGACTTGAGTCATGATTTTAGGTTAAAAACTTCAGCTAATTTTCAAGCTAAACAATTTATATACGGGCTGCCCGAATTAAATAAAAAGGAGATAATAAAGGCTAATTATATTGCTAATCCTGGCTGTTTTGCAACAGCGATTCAGCTGGCGCTATTGCCGTTGGCAGCTCATCATTTGATTCAAAACCCAGTACATATCAACGCTGTTACAGGCGCTACAGGTGCTGGAACAAAACTTTCCGCCACAACTCATTATACATGGCGTGATAATAATTTTTCGTACTACAAAGCCTTTGGGCATCAACATCTAGGGGAAATTAAAGAGTCTTTAGTTTCACTACAAAAAGAGTTTGATTCTGCGCTAAACTTTATTCCAAATAGAGGGAATTTTTCTCGTGGAATTTTTGCGACCTTATACTTAGAACTTGATGAAAGCTTAGAGACCATTCAATCGCTTTATCAGTCTTTTTATAAAGATGCACCTTTCACCATTATTTCTGAAAATGAAGTCCATCTCAAGCAGGCGGTAAACACCAATAAATGTATACTTCATCTTACGAAATACAACAATAAACTACTCATAACTAGTGCTATCGATAATCTTTTAAAAGGCGCTTCAGGCCAAGCTATTCAAAACATGAATTTGATGTTTGGAATTGAAGAAAAAACAGGACTAAAACTCAAAGCAAGCTATTTCTAA
- a CDS encoding argininosuccinate synthase, translating to MNSKHRLVLAYSGGLDTSYCAVHLSQDLGYEVHAVSVNTGGFTKNEIESIKVKAYKMGAFAYKNIQATEQFYQKVVKYLIFGNVLKNNTYPLSVSAERIIQAIEIVTYAKSINAKYIAHGSTGAGNDQVRFDMIFQTLAPEIEIITPIRDNKLSREDEITYLKSKGVDLAWDKAKYSINKGLWGTSVGGDETLTSHLALPEEAYPSPLKNNAQTLVKLSFQKGELVAVDDVENTPVVNIQMLNELASAYAIGRDIHVGDTIVGIKGRVGFEAAAALIIIKAHHLLEKHTLSKWQLQHKDSMASYYGMHLHEGQYLDPVLRDMEAFFQSSQASVSGDVTVVLKPYHFTIEGITSDYDLMNSNFASYGEMNTAWTADDAKGFIKITANQNKIIQNLNSKS from the coding sequence ATGAATTCTAAACACAGATTAGTTTTGGCCTACAGTGGCGGCTTGGATACCTCTTATTGTGCAGTACATCTGTCACAAGATCTTGGTTATGAGGTTCATGCCGTTAGTGTAAATACAGGGGGTTTCACTAAAAATGAAATTGAATCCATTAAGGTAAAAGCCTATAAAATGGGTGCGTTTGCCTACAAAAATATTCAAGCCACAGAGCAATTTTATCAAAAAGTTGTTAAGTATTTAATTTTTGGAAATGTTCTCAAAAATAATACCTATCCACTTTCCGTCAGTGCTGAGCGCATAATCCAAGCCATAGAAATAGTAACCTATGCCAAATCTATAAACGCTAAATACATTGCACACGGAAGCACAGGAGCAGGAAACGATCAAGTGCGTTTTGATATGATTTTTCAAACCTTGGCACCAGAAATTGAAATTATCACCCCTATTCGTGATAATAAATTAAGTAGGGAAGATGAAATCACGTATTTAAAATCTAAGGGGGTTGACTTGGCTTGGGATAAAGCTAAATATTCTATTAATAAAGGCCTTTGGGGGACGAGTGTAGGCGGTGATGAAACCTTGACATCTCACTTGGCTTTGCCAGAAGAAGCTTACCCTTCTCCACTCAAAAACAACGCACAAACTTTGGTGAAACTTAGTTTTCAAAAGGGAGAATTAGTCGCTGTAGATGATGTAGAAAACACTCCGGTTGTCAATATTCAAATGCTTAATGAACTAGCATCAGCATACGCCATTGGCAGAGACATTCATGTTGGCGATACCATAGTGGGTATCAAAGGCCGTGTTGGTTTTGAAGCTGCTGCAGCTCTGATCATCATCAAAGCCCATCATTTGTTAGAAAAACACACCCTTTCCAAATGGCAACTGCAACACAAAGACAGTATGGCTAGTTACTATGGGATGCATCTTCATGAGGGTCAATACCTTGATCCTGTGCTGCGTGATATGGAAGCATTTTTTCAATCCAGTCAGGCTAGTGTTAGTGGAGATGTCACCGTTGTTTTGAAGCCTTATCATTTTACAATAGAGGGTATTACATCTGATTATGACTTAATGAACTCTAATTTTGCAAGCTATGGCGAAATGAATACTGCATGGACTGCCGACGATGCGAAAGGATTTATAAAAATAACGGCCAATCAAAATAAAATTATTCAAAATTTAAATTCAAAATCATGA
- a CDS encoding GNAT family N-acetyltransferase: MKLVITDKSHHIYAQVICATIESAAQVRGTGIAKRSPEYICKKMDQGDAVIALDGDKFAGFCYIETWDHQRFVANSGLIVHPDYRNQGLAKKIKQLVFDHSRTKYPKAKVFSITTGLAVMKLNTDLGYKPVTFSELTKEPSFWKGCQTCKNYDVLQRTEQSMCLCTGMLFDPKQQKKKRPKKIKTSTFKRLKSIKQTLFLKKQ; encoded by the coding sequence ATGAAACTAGTTATCACAGATAAATCACATCATATTTATGCACAAGTTATTTGTGCCACTATTGAATCTGCTGCACAAGTCAGAGGTACAGGTATTGCCAAGCGCTCTCCCGAATACATTTGTAAAAAGATGGATCAAGGTGATGCAGTTATTGCGTTAGATGGGGATAAATTTGCTGGATTTTGTTACATCGAAACTTGGGACCACCAGCGATTTGTAGCCAATTCTGGTCTAATTGTACATCCTGATTATAGAAACCAGGGATTAGCAAAAAAAATCAAACAATTGGTATTCGATCACTCTAGAACTAAATACCCAAAAGCAAAGGTGTTTAGCATTACCACAGGGCTGGCCGTGATGAAACTTAATACGGATTTGGGGTACAAACCTGTGACCTTCTCTGAGTTGACTAAGGAGCCGTCTTTTTGGAAGGGCTGTCAAACTTGTAAAAATTATGATGTTTTACAGCGTACTGAGCAATCAATGTGCTTGTGCACCGGAATGTTGTTCGATCCAAAACAGCAAAAAAAGAAACGTCCAAAAAAAATTAAGACTTCAACTTTTAAACGCTTAAAAAGTATTAAACAAACTCTTTTTCTTAAAAAACAATAA
- a CDS encoding YybH family protein, translated as MNRVALLSMTLILMSSCAISIGNTKKTSPPESAVEVDREVGYLKTPNRTYTASSGDNSVVKLWDEYIAVHNSRDIEAIMEMESESIQIWGPNGEYIKGKKAHAAFLAEWFEGANPKWNTFFSFPMKVNDLQAQKDGQWVVTGAQVTMTVEGQDRSVIHLSDVYFENGKVDKFYVYQRLPASDN; from the coding sequence ATGAACAGAGTAGCATTGCTTAGTATGACGTTAATCTTAATGTCTTCTTGTGCCATTAGTATTGGTAATACAAAAAAAACTTCACCCCCAGAAAGCGCTGTGGAAGTCGACAGAGAAGTTGGTTATTTAAAAACACCAAATCGAACCTATACAGCTTCCTCTGGAGATAATTCTGTTGTAAAATTGTGGGATGAATATATTGCAGTCCATAACAGCAGGGATATTGAAGCCATTATGGAAATGGAATCTGAGTCAATACAAATTTGGGGCCCAAATGGAGAATATATTAAAGGTAAAAAAGCACATGCAGCATTTTTGGCGGAATGGTTTGAAGGAGCAAATCCAAAATGGAATACATTTTTCTCATTTCCAATGAAAGTTAATGATTTGCAAGCTCAAAAAGATGGGCAGTGGGTGGTCACTGGGGCACAAGTTACAATGACAGTTGAGGGTCAAGATAGGAGTGTTATTCATTTGTCAGATGTATATTTTGAGAATGGTAAAGTTGATAAGTTTTATGTTTACCAGCGACTTCCAGCTTCAGATAATTAG
- a CDS encoding antibiotic biosynthesis monooxygenase family protein, with protein MKKISLLAIVVLFASSCMQQQHPDYAKNLETAKKLFQLHELEDYDGQAALISKDIVAETSLYGSEKMGYDEFMANIKGYHMAFDNVKYTPEVWLPGSDTLGNLNGSVRTYGVWTGTQVQTKKELSLKGYWYFGFDEDGLLNAQGDYFDFGGMVDAVYPKNLVIVSLDIKEGKLDNVLEILNSEGGLPTTRAYEGCLSLEMTINENSNTIWVVGEWATNDHYAAYLKWRQTEDTVIGAMVPFLKGGADGINIVHPNTGYQSF; from the coding sequence ATGAAAAAAATATCCTTATTAGCAATAGTAGTTCTATTTGCTTCTAGTTGTATGCAACAACAACACCCTGACTATGCAAAAAACTTAGAAACAGCCAAAAAGCTTTTTCAGCTTCATGAGCTAGAAGATTATGACGGACAAGCCGCACTTATAAGTAAAGATATCGTTGCTGAAACGTCTTTGTATGGTTCAGAAAAAATGGGCTATGATGAGTTTATGGCTAACATAAAAGGCTACCATATGGCCTTTGATAATGTTAAGTACACTCCTGAAGTTTGGCTCCCTGGATCAGACACATTAGGAAACTTGAATGGAAGTGTACGCACCTATGGGGTATGGACAGGAACACAAGTTCAAACCAAAAAAGAGTTAAGCCTAAAAGGCTACTGGTACTTTGGTTTTGACGAGGATGGTTTACTTAACGCACAAGGGGATTATTTTGACTTTGGTGGAATGGTTGACGCTGTTTATCCCAAAAATTTAGTTATTGTTTCTTTGGATATAAAAGAAGGGAAACTTGACAATGTTTTGGAAATTTTAAACAGCGAAGGTGGTCTACCTACCACAAGAGCATACGAGGGATGCCTTTCTTTAGAGATGACAATCAATGAGAATAGTAATACCATTTGGGTCGTTGGTGAATGGGCGACAAATGACCACTATGCCGCTTATTTAAAATGGAGGCAAACCGAAGATACTGTAATAGGCGCAATGGTGCCTTTCCTTAAAGGAGGTGCAGATGGGATTAATATTGTGCATCCAAATACGGGCTACCAGTCCTTTTAA